One genomic region from Natronomonas salsuginis encodes:
- a CDS encoding DUF502 domain-containing protein has product MLPSSWKRDIASGLIVLVPLLITAYVVAFIYQAIANLPFLETTLGDLPVVVRVLITLVLFGLLILAVGYLMRTTVGDILEATLDGLMNYLPGLRVVYNASKMAVETAVSGPEELQTPVKLETWNGLRMTAFKTGKTTQDGREVLFLPTAPNITTGFVVEVESDRYTEIDESVEDSLTRILSAGFGENRDRGVDIDVTEASLSTMSERSTADEG; this is encoded by the coding sequence ATGCTGCCGTCCTCCTGGAAGCGAGACATCGCAAGCGGGCTCATCGTCCTCGTCCCCCTCCTTATCACGGCGTACGTCGTCGCCTTCATCTATCAGGCAATCGCCAATCTCCCGTTCCTCGAGACGACGCTCGGCGACCTCCCGGTCGTCGTTCGGGTGCTCATCACGCTCGTGCTGTTCGGACTCCTCATCCTCGCCGTCGGCTATCTGATGCGAACGACCGTCGGCGATATTCTCGAAGCGACGCTCGACGGATTGATGAATTATCTCCCCGGACTCCGAGTGGTCTACAACGCTTCGAAGATGGCGGTCGAAACAGCCGTCAGCGGTCCCGAAGAGCTCCAAACGCCGGTCAAACTCGAAACGTGGAACGGACTTCGGATGACCGCGTTCAAGACCGGGAAGACGACCCAAGACGGGCGCGAGGTGCTCTTTTTGCCGACCGCACCGAACATCACGACCGGGTTCGTCGTCGAGGTCGAATCGGATCGCTACACCGAGATCGACGAGTCCGTCGAAGATTCGCTGACCCGCATTCTGAGCGCCGGCTTCGGAGAGAACAGGGATCGAGGGGTCGACATCGACGTCACGGAGGCGTCGCTGTCGACGATGTCGGAGCGCTCGACGGCCGACGAGGGCTGA
- a CDS encoding UbiA family prenyltransferase translates to MRGSIVDQTPVKAPLGAALAFLVHSNLFISAAATGVALSTTLLVELPPDPIALFIVFAATLFVYSLNRITDLDEDRTNVPNRADFTERYGRPLFVAGVTLYLAAIGGALVLGLPGAPFLVLPAVAAALYSLFRVKRLLLVKNLIVGISWGIIPLGVAVYYGIGLTTQIAVLSAFFTVMLTVAAAVFDIKDIEGDRAEDIRTVPIAFGPRKTRLGALVVTALVAVCVGVLVAVGVVPRRFLVLLAFLAYVAAYVPFATQDRGSLFYGFVIDGEHVFLAALVIAMQLV, encoded by the coding sequence ATGCGAGGCTCAATCGTCGACCAAACGCCGGTAAAAGCGCCGCTCGGAGCCGCGCTCGCGTTTCTCGTCCACAGCAATCTGTTCATCTCGGCCGCGGCGACGGGCGTCGCCCTCTCGACGACGTTGCTCGTGGAGTTGCCCCCGGATCCGATCGCGCTCTTTATCGTCTTCGCCGCGACGCTGTTCGTCTACAGTCTCAACCGGATCACGGACCTCGACGAGGACCGGACGAACGTCCCGAACCGCGCCGACTTCACGGAGCGATACGGACGGCCCCTGTTCGTCGCTGGCGTGACGCTGTATCTCGCCGCTATCGGCGGCGCGCTCGTCCTCGGCCTCCCCGGAGCGCCGTTTCTCGTCCTGCCGGCCGTCGCCGCGGCGCTGTACTCGCTGTTTCGCGTGAAACGGCTCCTCCTCGTGAAGAACCTCATCGTCGGAATCTCGTGGGGGATCATCCCGCTCGGCGTCGCCGTCTACTACGGAATCGGCCTCACGACGCAAATCGCTGTCCTCTCGGCGTTTTTCACCGTCATGTTGACGGTGGCTGCGGCCGTCTTCGACATCAAGGACATCGAGGGCGACCGCGCGGAGGACATTCGGACGGTTCCCATCGCCTTCGGGCCTCGAAAGACGCGGCTCGGTGCCCTCGTCGTGACCGCTCTCGTCGCCGTCTGTGTCGGCGTCCTCGTTGCGGTCGGCGTCGTTCCCCGACGGTTCCTCGTTCTCCTCGCCTTCCTTGCGTACGTCGCGGCCTACGTTCCCTTCGCGACGCAGGACCGTGGCTCGCTGTTTTACGGGTTCGTCATCGACGGCGAACACGTGTTCCTCGCCGCGCTGGTGATCGCGATGCAGTTGGTGTGA
- a CDS encoding PRC-barrel domain containing protein has protein sequence MARTNVTEDDEGKRVVNADGDEIGMVTELKAGKAYVDPDPGIADKIRSKLGWGDADEDDYVLERGRIDTITDDEVRLGADL, from the coding sequence ATGGCGCGAACCAACGTAACCGAAGACGACGAGGGGAAACGAGTGGTCAACGCGGACGGTGACGAGATCGGCATGGTGACCGAGCTTAAAGCCGGGAAGGCGTACGTCGATCCGGACCCGGGGATCGCGGACAAGATCAGATCCAAGCTCGGCTGGGGAGACGCCGACGAGGACGACTACGTCCTCGAGAGAGGTCGTATCGACACGATAACCGACGATGAAGTTCGACTCGGGGCCGACCTGTAG
- a CDS encoding DUF7511 domain-containing protein produces MIPTGEPSERGQLIRATIVEYDDKVDECTLHPVAPDDDKRITEWITAQQGSYSSLDAWR; encoded by the coding sequence ATGATTCCGACGGGTGAACCGAGCGAACGGGGACAGCTGATCCGGGCGACGATCGTCGAGTACGACGACAAAGTGGACGAGTGTACGCTCCATCCGGTCGCCCCCGACGACGACAAACGGATCACCGAGTGGATCACGGCCCAACAGGGGTCGTACAGCTCCCTCGACGCGTGGCGGTGA
- a CDS encoding GNAT family N-acetyltransferase has product METSERPTFETEAGEEIYRYVERHGTAARHRVREVTSLDPDEFQDALSELKERGYLEDDGGTLQIALDVGSVEAYSTDDLEYVIRPAGQSDFDGLIDTIRDVTAEDTYIVAESIAEQLLYEDAVNRHNAAESRVFFVATVDGEVVGWVHLDLPQLDKLQSTAQLTVGVRRDYQRRGIGGKLVDRALGWAEANGYRKVYNSVPITNDEAIAFLESRGWETEGVRKEHYTIGDEFVDEVMLAYAF; this is encoded by the coding sequence ATGGAAACGTCCGAGCGGCCGACCTTCGAGACCGAGGCCGGCGAGGAGATCTACCGGTACGTCGAGCGCCACGGCACGGCGGCCCGCCATCGAGTTCGCGAGGTGACGTCGCTGGACCCGGACGAGTTTCAGGACGCGCTCTCGGAGCTAAAAGAACGCGGCTACCTCGAAGACGACGGCGGGACGCTCCAGATCGCCCTCGATGTCGGCTCGGTCGAGGCGTACTCGACGGACGATCTCGAGTACGTCATCCGACCGGCGGGGCAGTCCGACTTCGACGGGCTCATCGACACGATCCGTGACGTGACGGCGGAGGACACCTACATCGTCGCCGAGTCGATCGCCGAACAGCTGCTGTACGAGGACGCCGTCAACCGCCACAACGCCGCCGAATCGCGCGTCTTCTTCGTCGCGACCGTCGACGGCGAGGTCGTCGGCTGGGTCCACCTCGATCTGCCGCAGCTCGACAAACTCCAGAGCACGGCGCAGTTGACCGTCGGCGTCCGCCGCGACTACCAGCGACGCGGCATCGGCGGCAAGCTCGTCGATCGCGCGCTGGGGTGGGCCGAAGCGAACGGCTATCGGAAGGTGTACAACAGCGTTCCGATCACCAACGACGAGGCGATCGCCTTCCTCGAATCCCGCGGCTGGGAGACCGAGGGCGTCCGAAAGGAGCACTACACGATCGGCGACGAGTTCGTCGACGAAGTGATGCTCGCGTACGCTTTCTGA
- the hisB gene encoding imidazoleglycerol-phosphate dehydratase HisB has product MTDRTAARTRNTAETEIEVTIDLDGDGDSTVDTGVGFFDHMLEAFAKHGLFDLTVRCDGDLDIDDHHTVEDVAITLGAAIAEATGDKRGIVRYADRRVPLDEAVASVVLDLSGRPRFYFDGEFSQPTVGAFTSDMARHFAESLALNAGMTLHVEVTGENAHHEIEALFKSLARSLDDATRIDERRGDTPSTKGTL; this is encoded by the coding sequence ATGACCGACCGAACGGCGGCCCGGACCCGCAACACGGCCGAGACCGAGATCGAGGTGACGATCGACCTCGACGGCGATGGCGACAGCACGGTCGACACCGGCGTCGGCTTCTTCGACCACATGCTCGAGGCGTTCGCGAAGCACGGCCTCTTCGACCTCACCGTCCGTTGTGACGGCGATCTCGACATCGACGATCACCACACCGTTGAGGACGTCGCCATCACGCTCGGGGCGGCGATCGCTGAGGCCACCGGCGACAAACGCGGCATCGTCAGGTACGCCGACCGTCGGGTGCCGCTCGACGAGGCCGTCGCGAGCGTCGTCCTCGACCTCTCGGGTCGCCCCCGGTTTTACTTCGATGGCGAGTTCTCCCAGCCGACCGTCGGCGCGTTCACGAGCGACATGGCGCGGCACTTCGCCGAATCGCTGGCGCTCAACGCCGGGATGACGCTGCACGTCGAGGTGACCGGCGAGAACGCCCACCACGAGATCGAGGCGCTGTTCAAATCGCTGGCGCGATCGCTGGACGACGCGACTCGGATCGACGAGCGCCGGGGCGACACGCCGAGTACGAAGGGGACGCTTTGA
- a CDS encoding redoxin domain-containing protein produces the protein MIPVGRDAPDFTVPKAGGDAYNDIEPFTLSDAVGDGPIVLAFYPAAFTSGCTEEMCAFRDSMDAFDDLDASVYGVSVDLPFAQNVWIREEELNVPMLADWNHEVIHAYDVVLEDMYGMIEVAERSVFVLDTDGTVAYRWVRDGDNPDFAELVDEIESAVAGLRP, from the coding sequence ATGATACCTGTCGGACGCGACGCCCCTGACTTCACCGTCCCGAAAGCGGGCGGCGACGCCTACAACGACATCGAACCGTTCACCCTCTCCGACGCCGTCGGCGACGGTCCAATCGTGCTCGCGTTCTACCCCGCCGCCTTCACGAGCGGCTGTACGGAGGAGATGTGTGCGTTCCGCGATTCGATGGACGCCTTCGACGACCTCGACGCGAGCGTCTACGGCGTCAGCGTCGATCTCCCGTTCGCACAGAACGTCTGGATCCGCGAGGAGGAATTGAACGTCCCGATGCTGGCCGATTGGAACCACGAGGTCATCCACGCCTACGACGTGGTGCTCGAGGACATGTACGGGATGATCGAAGTGGCCGAGCGAAGCGTCTTCGTCCTCGATACCGACGGCACGGTCGCGTACAGATGGGTCCGCGACGGGGACAACCCGGACTTCGCGGAGCTGGTCGACGAGATCGAGTCGGCGGTCGCGGGACTGCGGCCCTAA
- a CDS encoding thiolase family protein — MSDNTPVVVKAYRTPFGKEGGVFADVRPEDLSIPLIDRILEETELTGEDVDDLKWGCAQQRSEQGNNMARVIALMSELGEDTPATTINRWCASSAEAIINAADAIAAGQRDCIIAGGVESMSRVPMGANNEIHPGLNDHHNVAALQMGMTAEAVAERFDVSRETQDEYAAQSQQRAVAATEEGRFDDEIVPIAGHDDEGEEITVTEDEGLRPGTTAEKLAELPTVFKSEGTVTPGNASQMTDGAAALLVTSRAFAEEHGFEELAEIGNNAVAGVEPEVMGIGPVPACEDLFERSGTTADDYDLVELNEAFASQCVYCRDELGFDNETYNVNGGAIALGHPLGATGARLPVTLIHEMHKRDASRGLATECIGFGQGAAIEFLVE, encoded by the coding sequence ATGAGTGACAACACGCCGGTCGTGGTCAAGGCGTATCGAACTCCGTTCGGAAAGGAGGGCGGCGTCTTCGCGGACGTCCGACCCGAGGACCTCTCGATCCCCCTGATCGATCGGATCCTCGAAGAGACCGAGCTGACGGGCGAGGACGTCGACGACCTCAAGTGGGGCTGCGCCCAGCAGCGCAGCGAGCAGGGCAACAACATGGCCCGCGTCATCGCGTTGATGTCCGAGTTAGGTGAGGACACGCCCGCGACGACGATCAACCGCTGGTGTGCCTCCTCAGCCGAGGCGATCATCAACGCCGCGGACGCCATTGCGGCGGGCCAGCGCGACTGTATCATCGCGGGCGGCGTCGAGTCGATGTCGCGGGTGCCGATGGGCGCGAACAACGAGATCCACCCGGGGCTCAACGACCACCACAACGTCGCCGCGCTGCAGATGGGGATGACCGCCGAAGCGGTCGCAGAGCGATTCGACGTCTCCCGGGAAACCCAAGACGAGTACGCCGCCCAGTCCCAACAGCGCGCCGTCGCGGCGACCGAAGAAGGTCGTTTCGACGACGAGATCGTCCCGATCGCGGGCCACGACGACGAGGGCGAGGAGATCACCGTCACGGAGGACGAGGGGCTCCGCCCGGGCACGACCGCCGAGAAACTGGCCGAACTGCCGACCGTGTTCAAATCGGAGGGAACCGTCACGCCGGGCAACGCCTCGCAGATGACCGACGGGGCGGCCGCGCTGCTCGTCACCTCCCGGGCATTCGCCGAGGAACACGGCTTCGAGGAGCTCGCAGAGATCGGCAACAACGCCGTCGCTGGCGTCGAACCCGAAGTGATGGGTATCGGTCCGGTTCCGGCCTGCGAGGACCTCTTCGAGCGCTCGGGGACGACCGCGGACGACTACGATCTGGTCGAGCTCAACGAGGCGTTCGCCTCCCAGTGCGTCTACTGCCGGGACGAACTCGGCTTCGACAACGAGACCTACAACGTCAACGGCGGCGCGATCGCCCTCGGACACCCCCTCGGGGCGACGGGCGCGCGTCTACCCGTCACACTGATCCACGAGATGCACAAACGCGACGCGAGTCGCGGACTGGCGACCGAGTGCATCGGCTTCGGGCAGGGCGCGGCGATCGAGTTCCTCGTCGAGTAG
- a CDS encoding heme-binding protein has translation MERRKPPGTEEGWYALHDLRRIDWDAWRAAPDRERERALEEGIGHLRSHVDLAEAEEGGSAVFSIVGHKADIMILHLRPTLEALDRAERRFEATAFAEFTERASSYVSVTEVSGYMHEELVDGIEDIEDAGMRNYMQQRIYPTIPDAKHVCFYPMDKRREPEYNWYDLPFDKRAEYMSAHGDIGRQYAGKVSQIITGSVGLDDYEWGVTLFANDATDIKHLLYEMRFDPSSSKFAEFGPFYVGRQFQPEDLPALLAGEAVPTDGTDSASGSESGASADADHDGNAEHHDDETSHGGGSSGRPDTSPAHEEVDTETLAGRLGRFGIDLDEHVEAGYGLLFTADADAEALTEAVEGLRGNFEHYDTHVLTAVRADSGTTAVISLWKNERAANTASGFLADLQGVSSGVGASLDGDGEADRGAAASSHGTDADDDIRGELDDLNIYAGKPHGEDVYAMVLYSEADVETVREELAPLAERFGHYDTHVKSAVYANEHGGERSAVVSLWETKEAADTASGFLAELPGVVARAGADESGGFGTMGMFYTVQPEYREDFVETFEEVGELLAGMDGHLETDLMTNLDDENDMFIASQWERREDAMAFFRSDAFRETVQYGREVLADRPRHVFLA, from the coding sequence ATGGAGCGACGGAAGCCACCGGGGACCGAGGAAGGATGGTACGCGTTGCACGACCTCCGACGGATCGACTGGGACGCCTGGCGGGCGGCCCCCGACCGCGAGCGCGAGCGGGCGCTCGAGGAGGGGATCGGGCACCTCAGATCGCACGTCGACCTCGCCGAGGCCGAGGAGGGCGGCTCGGCGGTCTTCTCGATCGTCGGCCACAAGGCGGATATCATGATCCTCCACCTCCGGCCGACGCTCGAAGCGCTCGATCGAGCGGAGCGACGGTTCGAGGCGACGGCCTTCGCCGAGTTCACCGAACGGGCGAGTTCGTACGTCTCCGTGACAGAGGTGTCTGGGTACATGCACGAGGAGCTCGTCGACGGGATCGAAGACATCGAGGACGCGGGGATGCGAAACTACATGCAACAGCGCATCTACCCGACGATCCCCGACGCCAAGCACGTCTGTTTCTACCCGATGGACAAGCGCCGCGAGCCGGAGTACAACTGGTACGACCTCCCCTTCGACAAACGCGCCGAGTACATGTCCGCCCACGGCGACATCGGCCGGCAGTACGCCGGCAAGGTGAGCCAGATCATCACCGGCAGCGTCGGCCTCGACGACTACGAGTGGGGCGTGACGCTGTTCGCGAACGACGCGACCGATATCAAACACCTCCTCTACGAGATGCGCTTCGACCCCTCATCCTCGAAGTTCGCGGAGTTCGGCCCCTTCTACGTCGGGCGACAGTTCCAACCCGAGGACCTCCCCGCGCTGCTGGCGGGCGAGGCGGTGCCGACGGACGGGACGGACTCGGCGAGTGGATCGGAATCCGGAGCCAGCGCGGACGCGGACCACGACGGCAACGCGGAGCACCACGACGATGAGACGAGCCACGGGGGCGGATCGTCCGGACGACCCGACACCAGCCCCGCCCACGAGGAGGTCGACACGGAGACGCTCGCCGGGCGGCTCGGCCGGTTCGGGATCGACCTCGACGAACACGTGGAGGCGGGCTACGGACTGCTCTTCACCGCCGACGCGGATGCCGAGGCGCTGACAGAGGCGGTCGAGGGCCTTCGCGGGAACTTCGAGCATTACGACACGCACGTGTTGACCGCCGTTCGGGCCGACTCCGGAACGACGGCCGTCATCTCGCTGTGGAAAAACGAGCGCGCGGCAAACACGGCGAGCGGCTTCCTCGCGGACCTCCAGGGTGTGAGTTCGGGCGTCGGTGCGTCGCTCGACGGCGATGGCGAAGCGGATCGCGGCGCGGCGGCGAGCTCGCACGGTACCGACGCGGACGACGACATCCGGGGCGAGCTCGACGACCTGAACATCTACGCCGGCAAGCCGCACGGCGAGGACGTCTACGCGATGGTGTTGTACTCGGAGGCGGACGTCGAGACGGTGCGGGAGGAACTCGCGCCGCTCGCCGAGCGGTTCGGCCACTACGACACGCACGTCAAGTCGGCGGTGTACGCGAACGAACACGGCGGCGAGCGCTCGGCGGTCGTCTCTCTTTGGGAGACGAAGGAGGCCGCGGACACCGCGAGCGGCTTCCTCGCCGAGCTCCCCGGCGTCGTCGCCCGCGCGGGCGCGGACGAGAGTGGTGGGTTTGGGACGATGGGGATGTTCTACACCGTCCAGCCCGAGTACCGCGAGGACTTCGTCGAGACGTTCGAGGAGGTCGGCGAGCTGCTCGCCGGGATGGACGGCCATCTCGAAACCGATCTCATGACGAACCTCGACGACGAGAACGACATGTTCATCGCGAGTCAGTGGGAGCGCCGCGAGGACGCGATGGCGTTCTTCCGGTCGGACGCGTTCAGAGAGACGGTCCAGTACGGCCGCGAGGTGCTCGCCGACCGGCCGCGACACGTCTTCTTGGCGTGA
- a CDS encoding site-2 protease family protein yields the protein MSTLLWVVVGILLYTAVVVSLQSRGLLPTSFKVSGPIVTIHTKRGRAFLEWLATPKRLWRAWGNLGVGIALVIMVGSFLAVLLSALATLSAPQSAGFVRPQDALVIPGVNQFLPWEAAIDIVIGLLVGLVVHEGGHGLLCRVEDIDIESMGVAFLAFIPMGAFVQPDEESQEAADRGGKTRMFAAGVTNNFLVTAISFALLFGIVTSLVTVAPGVAIGGALPGSAAEQAGIDRGDVLVGVDGEAIDGESEFNAALADADRQVTVDRKDGDPVTVERSLIVTRAVVDGPIGTGSRIERVDGEAVFTESAFQTALSGREVVEFGVNAGNGSDDESVSVPVGTFVSTVPSDGPLGSEGAPDTAMIVHSVGGEPTPDHESLSAVLSETDPGETVKIVAYHGDDDPWSGERHVYEVTLDEHPNDDHGFLGVGGIQTGTSGIVVDDFGIDTYPADQYYAMLGGTSGGEDPITTFVTRTFAVLVLPFMSMVDPAVSYNFAGFNGEITNFYTVSGPLSAGVVFGLVNALFWTGWVNINLGIFNCIPSYPLDGGHILRSSVEAIVSRLPGDISSVTVGLITTAISATMIVSLLAMLFVPWLLS from the coding sequence ATGAGTACGCTGCTTTGGGTCGTCGTCGGGATCTTGCTCTACACCGCCGTCGTGGTGTCGCTCCAATCGCGCGGGCTGTTGCCGACGTCGTTCAAGGTGTCTGGGCCGATCGTGACGATCCACACGAAGCGGGGGCGGGCGTTCCTCGAGTGGCTCGCGACGCCGAAACGCCTCTGGCGCGCGTGGGGGAACCTCGGCGTCGGCATCGCGCTCGTCATCATGGTCGGCTCGTTTCTCGCGGTGCTGTTGTCGGCGCTCGCGACGCTCTCTGCGCCGCAGTCGGCCGGCTTCGTCCGCCCGCAGGACGCCCTCGTGATTCCTGGTGTCAACCAGTTCCTGCCGTGGGAGGCGGCGATCGACATCGTGATCGGACTGCTCGTCGGGTTGGTCGTCCACGAGGGCGGCCACGGCCTACTGTGTCGGGTCGAGGACATCGACATCGAATCCATGGGCGTCGCCTTCCTCGCGTTCATCCCGATGGGCGCGTTCGTCCAACCCGACGAGGAGAGTCAGGAAGCCGCCGATCGCGGCGGTAAGACCCGGATGTTCGCGGCGGGCGTCACCAACAACTTCCTCGTGACCGCGATCAGTTTCGCACTGCTCTTCGGCATCGTCACGAGCCTCGTCACCGTCGCGCCCGGCGTCGCGATCGGCGGCGCGCTCCCCGGGTCCGCGGCCGAACAGGCCGGGATCGACCGCGGCGACGTGCTCGTCGGCGTCGACGGCGAGGCGATCGACGGCGAGAGCGAGTTCAACGCCGCCCTCGCCGACGCCGACAGACAGGTCACCGTGGATCGAAAGGACGGCGATCCGGTGACGGTCGAGCGGAGCCTCATCGTCACCCGGGCGGTCGTCGACGGGCCGATCGGGACGGGGAGTCGGATCGAGCGCGTCGACGGCGAGGCGGTGTTCACCGAATCGGCGTTTCAGACGGCGCTCTCCGGGAGGGAAGTCGTCGAGTTCGGAGTCAACGCCGGTAACGGGAGCGACGACGAGAGCGTCTCCGTCCCGGTCGGGACGTTCGTGAGCACGGTGCCGAGCGATGGGCCGCTCGGATCCGAGGGCGCACCCGACACGGCGATGATCGTCCACAGCGTCGGCGGCGAACCGACTCCAGACCACGAGTCGCTCTCGGCGGTGCTCTCGGAGACCGACCCCGGCGAAACCGTCAAGATTGTCGCGTATCACGGCGACGACGACCCCTGGAGCGGCGAGCGACACGTCTACGAGGTGACGCTCGATGAGCACCCGAACGACGACCACGGCTTCCTCGGCGTCGGCGGGATTCAGACGGGGACGAGCGGCATCGTCGTCGACGACTTCGGCATCGACACGTATCCGGCCGATCAGTACTACGCGATGTTGGGCGGCACGAGTGGCGGCGAGGATCCGATCACGACGTTCGTCACCCGGACGTTCGCCGTGCTCGTGTTGCCCTTTATGAGCATGGTCGATCCGGCCGTCAGCTACAACTTCGCGGGGTTCAACGGCGAGATAACGAACTTCTACACGGTGTCGGGCCCACTGAGCGCCGGCGTCGTCTTCGGGCTCGTGAACGCGCTGTTTTGGACCGGCTGGGTCAACATCAACCTCGGAATCTTCAACTGCATCCCGTCGTACCCGCTCGACGGCGGCCACATCCTCCGCTCCAGCGTTGAGGCGATCGTCTCGCGGCTGCCGGGCGACATCAGCTCGGTCACCGTCGGGCTGATCACCACGGCGATAAGCGCGACGATGATCGTGAGTCTGCTCGCGATGCTGTTCGTGCCGTGGCTCCTGAGCTGA
- the lysS gene encoding lysine--tRNA ligase, with protein sequence MSDPYGTGDQGHRAFWADAVADEIEARDPEEPIVIKGGVSPSGVPHLGHFNEIMRGYFVAEALRDRGHEVRQVFTTDDKDRLRKLPRKLADLEWNVVGLGEVDAGALGRNLGKPYTDIPDPFGCCDSYGAHFTELLRRSAAAVGVPIEIVSNTELYESGRFDDAVRHVLEHRETAQHVLAEFQDKVDEAYVPFFAQCHECGNLTETITAIDLDAGTVDYVCEDVEAGDDVIEGCGHEGTATFREGKLPWRFEWPAQWLTLGVDFEPFGKDHAEGSWPSGEAIAREVFGFEPPVPMTYEWFTLNGDALSSSAGNLITVEEVLELLEVEVLRYFFTKNPKKQRDFDIRRLDRLVDEFDRFERIYFGEEDAEERKAELAERAYPMVVDDSETRPIRIPYTFAAVLGMTDDRELRVQMAQRSGHLPEGAADAEIDAALDRIENARTWAVRTDNEFNYRLAEALPEVEFDDATATALDELAEAIESDAPDEDALQEEIYETARRNDVPVGEFFGAGYRLFLDEDEGPRLGPFLAAMDDAFVVRRLRREG encoded by the coding sequence ATGAGTGACCCCTACGGCACCGGTGACCAGGGGCATCGCGCCTTCTGGGCCGACGCCGTCGCCGACGAGATCGAGGCGCGCGATCCGGAGGAGCCGATCGTTATCAAAGGCGGCGTCTCGCCCTCCGGCGTCCCGCACCTTGGGCACTTCAACGAGATCATGCGGGGGTACTTCGTCGCCGAGGCGCTCCGGGACCGGGGACACGAGGTCCGACAGGTGTTCACCACCGACGACAAGGATCGCCTGCGGAAGCTGCCGCGCAAACTCGCCGATCTGGAGTGGAACGTCGTCGGCCTCGGCGAGGTCGACGCGGGCGCGCTGGGCCGGAACCTCGGTAAGCCGTACACGGACATTCCGGACCCGTTCGGCTGCTGTGACTCCTACGGCGCGCACTTCACCGAACTCCTGCGGCGGTCGGCGGCGGCCGTCGGCGTCCCCATCGAGATCGTCTCGAACACGGAGCTGTACGAGTCCGGGCGCTTCGACGACGCGGTCAGACACGTCCTCGAACACCGCGAGACGGCCCAACACGTCCTCGCCGAGTTCCAGGACAAGGTCGACGAGGCGTACGTCCCTTTCTTCGCCCAGTGTCACGAGTGTGGCAACCTCACGGAGACGATAACCGCGATCGATCTCGACGCGGGAACCGTCGACTACGTCTGCGAGGACGTCGAGGCTGGCGACGACGTCATCGAGGGCTGTGGCCACGAGGGGACGGCGACGTTCCGGGAGGGGAAGCTCCCGTGGCGTTTCGAGTGGCCGGCCCAGTGGCTGACGCTGGGCGTCGATTTCGAGCCGTTCGGCAAGGACCACGCCGAGGGATCGTGGCCGTCCGGGGAGGCGATCGCCCGCGAGGTGTTCGGCTTCGAACCCCCAGTCCCGATGACCTACGAGTGGTTCACGCTCAACGGCGACGCCCTCTCGTCGTCCGCCGGAAACCTCATCACCGTCGAGGAGGTCCTCGAACTCCTCGAGGTCGAGGTGCTGCGGTACTTCTTCACGAAGAATCCGAAGAAACAGCGCGATTTCGATATCCGACGCCTCGACCGGCTCGTCGACGAGTTCGACCGGTTCGAGCGGATCTACTTCGGCGAGGAGGACGCCGAGGAGCGGAAAGCGGAACTGGCCGAGCGGGCGTATCCGATGGTCGTCGACGACTCGGAGACGCGGCCCATCCGGATCCCCTACACCTTCGCTGCTGTCCTCGGTATGACCGACGACCGAGAACTTCGCGTGCAGATGGCCCAGCGTTCGGGCCACCTCCCGGAGGGGGCGGCGGACGCCGAGATCGACGCCGCGTTAGATCGCATCGAGAACGCGCGTACGTGGGCGGTCCGCACCGACAACGAGTTCAACTACCGGCTCGCCGAAGCCCTCCCGGAGGTCGAGTTCGACGACGCCACGGCGACCGCGCTCGACGAGCTCGCCGAAGCCATCGAATCGGACGCGCCCGACGAGGACGCCCTGCAAGAGGAGATCTACGAGACGGCCCGGCGAAACGACGTCCCCGTCGGCGAGTTCTTCGGGGCCGGCTATCGGCTGTTCCTCGACGAGGACGAGGGGCCGCGGCTCGGGCCGTTCCTCGCGGCGATGGACGATGCGTTCGTCGTTCGGCGACTCAGGCGCGAGGGGTAG